A genome region from Gallus gallus isolate bGalGal1 chromosome 9, bGalGal1.mat.broiler.GRCg7b, whole genome shotgun sequence includes the following:
- the UGGT1 gene encoding UDP-glucose:glycoprotein glucosyltransferase 1 isoform X1, with protein MAARRLSTGSGSAAPGSGRSGASRKGAWRPAAGEVTRATRAADRAAVPWQADFPYKMGILIAVLGVWFSCSFVKGDSKAVTTSLTTKWSSTPLLLETSEFLSEESQEKFWNFVEASQHIRTSEHDGSDYSTYHEMLKVASQSLSPLQQNLLKFSLSLRSYSATVQAFQQIAADEPPPKGCALFFAVHGEKTCEYDSLGTLLKTASERPKPFLFRGDHTYPASSPDCPVVILYAEIGTEDFYRFHKLLVRRAEAGEITYVLRHYIANPSKEKVYLSGYGVELAIKSTEYKAKDDTQVKGTDVNATVIDEDDPIDEVQGFLFGKLRQLYPDLSEELKELRKHLVESTNEMAPLKVWQLQDLSFQTAARILAAPPVDALMVMKDLSQNFPTKARAITKTVVSLELRTEIEENQKYFKGTLGLQPGDSALFINGLHIDLDTQDIFSLFDVLRNEARVMEGLHSLGIEGLSLHNVLKLNIQPSDSDYAVDIRSPAISWINNLEVDSRYNSWPSSVQELLRPTFPGVIRQIRKNFHNLVLIVDPTHETTAELLNVAEMFLSNHIPLRIGLVFVVNDCDDIDGLQDAGVALLRVYNYVAQEMDNNYAFQTVMSIYNKVKTGDQLKVEHVVSVLEKQYPYVEVNSVLGIDSAYDQNRKEAKSYYEQTGVGPLPVVLFNGMPFQKDQLDPDDLETVTMHKILETTSIFQRAVYLGELSNDQDVVEYIMNQPNVVPRINSRILTSDREYLDLTGMNNFYVDDFARFSTLDSKDKTAAVANSMTYLTKRGMSSKEIYDDSFVRPVTFWIVGDFDKPSGRQLLYDAIKHQKSSNNVRISMINNPSEEPNSSNTIVAKAIWAALQTQTSNNAKNFITKMAKEEIAKALEAGADILEFAVGGMDTNIFKEAFESPKVDFILSHAIYCRDVLKLKKGQRAVISNGRIIGPLEDGEMFNQDDFHLLENIILKTSGQKIKSQIQQLGFEEDLASDLVMKVDALLSAQPKGEARIEYQFFEERYSAVKLRPKEGETYFDVVAIVDPVTRDAQRLAPLLLVLNQLINMNLRVFMNCQSKLSDMPLKSFYRYVLEMETSFTADNSFASGPIAKFLDMPQSPLFTLNLNTPESWMVESVRTPYDLDNIYLEEVDNVVAAEYELEYLLLEGHCYDITTGQPPRGLQFTLGTSTNPVIVDTIVMANLGYFQLKANPGAWTLRLRKGRSEDIYRIYSHDGTDSPPEADEVIVVLNNFKSKIIKVKVQKKLDMMNEDLLSDGTSENESGFWESLKWGFTGGQKNEDVKQDKDDVLNIFSVASGHLYERFLRIMMLSVLKHTKTPLKFWFLKNYLSPTFKEFIPYMAKKYNFQYELVQYKWPRWLHQQTEKQRIIWGYKILFLDVLFPLAVDKILFVDADQIVRTDLKELRDFNLDGAPYGYTPFCDSRREMDGYRFWKSGYWASHLAGRKYHISALYVVDLKKFRKIAAGDRLRGQYQGLSQDPNSLSNLDQDLPNNMIHQVPIKSLPQEWLWCETWCDDSSKKRAKTIDLCNNPMTKEPKLQAAMRIVPEWQDYDQEIKQLHNLFQKEKETGSPAQMSGQHTQDAAAHVEL; from the exons TGAATTTCTATCAGAAGAAAGTCAAGAAAAGTTCTGGAATTTTGTTGAAGCCAGTCAGCATATTAGGACATCTGAACACGATG GCAGTGATTATTCTACTTACCATGAGATGCTGAAGGTAGCCTCCCAGAGCTTGTCACCTTTACAGCAGAATTTGTTGAAGTTTTCCTTGTCTTTACGTTCTTACTCTGCAACAGTACAAGCTTTTCAACAG ATAGCAGCAGATGAGCCTCCACCGAAGGGTTGTGCCCTGTTTTTTGCTGTGCATGGGGAGAAGACATGTGAATACGACTCTCTTGGAACACTTCTGAAGACTGCTTCAGAAAG ACCAAAGCCATTTTTGTTCAGAGGGGACCACACGTACCCAGCGTCCAGCCCTGACTGTCCTGTTGTCATACTGTATGCTGAGATTGGCACAGAGGATTTCTACAGATTCCATAAGCTGCTTGTTAGAAGGGCCGAGGCAGGAGAAATCACTTATGTCCTCAGACACTATATTGCT AATCCCAGTAAGGAAAAAGTCTACCTCTCTGGCTATGGTGTGGAACTGGCTATTAAAAGTACTGAATATAAGGCCAAGGATGATACGCAGGTGAAAG GTACTGATGTGAATGCTACAGTAATAGATGAAGATGACCCTATTGATGAGGTGCAGGGATTTCTCTTTGGGAAATTAAG GCAGTTGTATCCTGACTTgagtgaagagctgaaagaGCTCAGAAAACACCTCGTGGAAAGTACCAACGAGATGGCACCCTTGAAAGTATGGCAGTTACAAG ATTTAAGTTTTCAAACTGCTGCACGTATTTTGGCTGCTCCTCCTGTGGATGCTTTGATGGTCATGAAAGATCTGAGTCAGAACTTCCCCACGAAGGCCAG agcCATAACAAAAACAGTTGTTTCCTTGGAACTCAGAACAGAAATTGAAGAGAACCAAAAG tatttcaaagGAACGTTAGGATTACAGCCGGGGGATTCTGCTCTCTTCATCAATGGGCTGCATATTGATTTAGACACTCAGGACATATTTAG cttgTTTGATGTGCTACGCAATGAAGCCCGTGTTATGGAAGGTCTGCACAGCTTAGGGATTGAGGGGCTTTCCTTGCACAACGTTCTGAAGTTGAACATCCAGCCATCAGATTCAGACTATGCAGTGGACATCAGAAGCCCTGCTATTTCG TGGATCAACAATCTGGAAGTCGACAGCCGGTATAATTCCTGGCCTTCCAGTGTGCAGGAACTGCTGCGTCCCACATTCCCGGGGGTGATCAGACAGATCAGAAAAAACTTCCATAACTTG GTGCTGATAGTAGATCCTACTCATGAGACCACAGCAGAATTATTGAATGTGGCAGAGATGTTCCTCAGTAACCACATCCCACTGAG GATAGGACTAGTCTTTGTGGTTAATGACTGTGACGATATTGATGGCCTTCAGGATGCTGGTGTTGCCCTTCTTAGGGTGTACAATTATGTGGCACAAGAAATGGACAATAATTATGCTTTCCAGACAGTCATGTCT ATATATAACAAAGTAAAAACAGGAGATCAGCTGAAGGTGGAGCACGTAGTTAGTGTTCTTGAGAAACAGTATCCTTATGTGGAAGTGAACAGTGTTCTGGGAATTGATTCTGCCTATGATCAAAACAGAAAG GAAGCCAAAAGTTACTACGAGCAGACGGGTGTAGGCCCTCTCCCTGTGGTGCTGTTCAATGGGATGCCTTTTCAAAAAGACCAGCTGGATCCTGATGACCTGGAAACAGTGACAATGCACAAAATCCTGGAAACCACAAGCATCTTCCAGCGAGCTGTGTACCTG gGTGAACTATCTAATGACCAAGATGTGGTTGAGTATATCATGAACCAGCCTAATGTTGTTCCAAGAATTAACTCGAGGATCTTAACGTCAGACAGAGAGTACCTGGATCTGACAGGAATGA atAACTTTTATGTGGATGACTTTGCTAGATTCAGCACGTTGGATTCCAAAGATAAGACAGCTGCTGTGGCAAACAGCATGACCTACTTAACAAAGAGAG GAATGTCTTCCAAGGAGATCTATG atgaTTCTTTTGTTAGACCAGTGACTTTCTGGATTGTTGGTGATTTTGATAAACCTTCAGGGAGGCAGTTGTTATATGATGCCATTAAACATCAG AAATCCAGCAATAATGTTCGAATTAGCATGATTAATAATCCTAGTGAAGAGCCAAACAGCAGCAACACCATTGTCGCTAAGGCCAtatgggcagctctgcagacacaAACATCAAATAATGCCAAGAACTTCATCACCAAAAtggcaaaagaagaaattgcGAAGGCACTGGAGGCAGGAGCTGACATCTTAGAATTTGCAGTTGGG GGTATGGATACCAATATTTTTAAGGAAGCCTTTGAATCTCCCAAGGTGGATTTCATTCTGTCCCATGCTATATATTGTAGAGATGTTCTCAAGCTGAAGAAGGGGCAGAGGGCTGTGATCAGCAATGGAAGG ATAATTGGCCCATTAGAGGATGGCGAGATGTTCAATCAGGATGACTTCCACCTCCTTGAGAATATCATCCTAAAGACATCAGGACAGAAAATCAAATCTCAAATTCAGCAGCTGGGATTTGAAGAAGATCT tgctaGTGACTTGGTAATGAAAGTGGatgctcttctttctgctcaACCAAAAGGAGAGGCAAGAATTGAATATCAATTTTTCGAAGAACGATACAG tGCAGTTAAACTAAGACCAAAAGAGGGGGAGACATATTTTGATGTTGTGGCCATTGTTGATCCTGTTACCAGAGATGCTCAAAGACTTGCTCCCTTACTTTTG GTCTTGAACCAATTGATAAACATGAACCTAAGGGTGTTTATGAACTGCCAGTCAAAACTTTCTGACATGCCTCTAAAAAG CTTTTATCGCTACGTTTTGGAGATGGAAACTTCTTTCACAGCAGATAACAGCTTTGCTTCTGGACCAATCGCCAAGTTTTTGGATATGCCTCAGTCTCCACTATTCACCTTGAACCTAAATACTCCTGAGAGCTGGATGGTGGAATCTGTCAGAACCCCGTATGACCTTGATAATATTTACTTAGAGGAG GTGGATAATGTTGTTGCTGCGGAATATGAGTTGGAGTATCTGCTTCTGGAAGGACACTGCTATGATATCACCACTGGGCAGCCACCTCGGGGCCTCCAGTTTACCCTGGGAACCTCAACCAATCCTGTCATCGTGGATACCATTGTTATGGCCAACTTG GGTTACTTCCAGTTAAAGGCCAATCCTGGTGCATGGACTCTAAGGCTCAGGAAGGGCAGATCTGAAGATATCTACAGGATCTACAG cCACGATGGCACAGACTCTCCACCTGAAGCTGATGAAGTTATTGTCGTCCTCAACAACTTCAAGAGCAAAATTATTAAAGTGAAG GTTCAGAAAAAACTAGACATGATGAATGAAGATCTACTGAGTGATGGCACCAGTGAGAACGAATCTGGATTTTGGGAATCTCTCAAATG GGGATTCACAGGAGGACAAAAGAATGAAGATGTGAAACAGGATAAAGACGATGTATTAAATATATTCTCTGTGGCTTCAGGACACTTATATGAAAGATTCCTACG cataatgatgttgtctgtgctgaAACACACTAAGACTCCCTTAAAGTTTTGGTTTTTGAAGAACTACTTGTCACCTACATTCAAG GAGTTCATCCCATACATGGCAAAGAAGTATAACTTCCAGTATGAGCTCGTCCAGTACAAATGGCCACGTTGGCTTCACCAGCAAACGGAGAAACAGCGAATCATCTGGGGTTACAAGATCCTCTTTCTAGACGTGCTCTTCCCATTAGCTGTTGATAAAATCTTATTTGTGGATGCTGATCAG ATTGTGCGCACAGATCTAAAGGAATTGAGAGATTTCAATCTAGATGGTGCTCCTTATGGATATACTCCATTCTGTGACAGTAGAAGAGAGATGGATGGCTACAGGTTCTGGAAGTCAGGATACTGGGCAAGTCACTTAGCTGGAAGAAAATACCACATCAG TGCTCTGTATGTTGTGGATCTGAAGAAGTTCAGAAAGATAGCAGCTGGAGACCGCCTCCGAGGACAGTACCAGGGTCTCAGTCAGGATCCTAACAGTCTGTCTAACCTGGATCAG GATTTGCCCAACAACATGATCCACCAGGTGCCAATCAAATCGCTGCCACAGGAGTGGCTTTGGTGTGAAACGTGGTGTGATGATTCCTCAAAGAAGAGAGCAAAAACCATTGATCTG tgtaATAACCCAATGACCAAAGAGCCcaagctgcaggcagcaatgCGTATCGTTCCAGAGTGGCAGGACTATGATCAAGAAATCAAACAGCTCCATAAtcttttccagaaagaaaaagaaacagggtCACCAGCTCAGATGTCAGGACAACACACACAAG ATGCAGCAGCACATGTGGAATTATGA
- the UGGT1 gene encoding UDP-glucose:glycoprotein glucosyltransferase 1 isoform X4, with protein MGILIAVLGVWFSCSFVKGDSKAVTTSLTTKWSSTPLLLETSEFLSEESQEKFWNFVEASQHIRTSEHDGSDYSTYHEMLKVASQSLSPLQQNLLKFSLSLRSYSATVQAFQQIAADEPPPKGCALFFAVHGEKTCEYDSLGTLLKTASERPKPFLFRGDHTYPASSPDCPVVILYAEIGTEDFYRFHKLLVRRAEAGEITYVLRHYIANPSKEKVYLSGYGVELAIKSTEYKAKDDTQVKGTDVNATVIDEDDPIDEVQGFLFGKLRQLYPDLSEELKELRKHLVESTNEMAPLKVWQLQDLSFQTAARILAAPPVDALMVMKDLSQNFPTKARAITKTVVSLELRTEIEENQKYFKGTLGLQPGDSALFINGLHIDLDTQDIFSLFDVLRNEARVMEGLHSLGIEGLSLHNVLKLNIQPSDSDYAVDIRSPAISWINNLEVDSRYNSWPSSVQELLRPTFPGVIRQIRKNFHNLVLIVDPTHETTAELLNVAEMFLSNHIPLRIGLVFVVNDCDDIDGLQDAGVALLRVYNYVAQEMDNNYAFQTVMSIYNKVKTGDQLKVEHVVSVLEKQYPYVEVNSVLGIDSAYDQNRKEAKSYYEQTGVGPLPVVLFNGMPFQKDQLDPDDLETVTMHKILETTSIFQRAVYLGELSNDQDVVEYIMNQPNVVPRINSRILTSDREYLDLTGMNNFYVDDFARFSTLDSKDKTAAVANSMTYLTKRGMSSKEIYDDSFVRPVTFWIVGDFDKPSGRQLLYDAIKHQKSSNNVRISMINNPSEEPNSSNTIVAKAIWAALQTQTSNNAKNFITKMAKEEIAKALEAGADILEFAVGGMDTNIFKEAFESPKVDFILSHAIYCRDVLKLKKGQRAVISNGRIIGPLEDGEMFNQDDFHLLENIILKTSGQKIKSQIQQLGFEEDLASDLVMKVDALLSAQPKGEARIEYQFFEERYSAVKLRPKEGETYFDVVAIVDPVTRDAQRLAPLLLVLNQLINMNLRVFMNCQSKLSDMPLKSFYRYVLEMETSFTADNSFASGPIAKFLDMPQSPLFTLNLNTPESWMVESVRTPYDLDNIYLEEVDNVVAAEYELEYLLLEGHCYDITTGQPPRGLQFTLGTSTNPVIVDTIVMANLGYFQLKANPGAWTLRLRKGRSEDIYRIYSHDGTDSPPEADEVIVVLNNFKSKIIKVKVQKKLDMMNEDLLSDGTSENESGFWESLKWGFTGGQKNEDVKQDKDDVLNIFSVASGHLYERFLRIMMLSVLKHTKTPLKFWFLKNYLSPTFKEFIPYMAKKYNFQYELVQYKWPRWLHQQTEKQRIIWGYKILFLDVLFPLAVDKILFVDADQIVRTDLKELRDFNLDGAPYGYTPFCDSRREMDGYRFWKSGYWASHLAGRKYHISALYVVDLKKFRKIAAGDRLRGQYQGLSQDPNSLSNLDQDLPNNMIHQVPIKSLPQEWLWCETWCDDSSKKRAKTIDLCNNPMTKEPKLQAAMRIVPEWQDYDQEIKQLHNLFQKEKETGSPAQMSGQHTQDAAAHVEL; from the exons TGAATTTCTATCAGAAGAAAGTCAAGAAAAGTTCTGGAATTTTGTTGAAGCCAGTCAGCATATTAGGACATCTGAACACGATG GCAGTGATTATTCTACTTACCATGAGATGCTGAAGGTAGCCTCCCAGAGCTTGTCACCTTTACAGCAGAATTTGTTGAAGTTTTCCTTGTCTTTACGTTCTTACTCTGCAACAGTACAAGCTTTTCAACAG ATAGCAGCAGATGAGCCTCCACCGAAGGGTTGTGCCCTGTTTTTTGCTGTGCATGGGGAGAAGACATGTGAATACGACTCTCTTGGAACACTTCTGAAGACTGCTTCAGAAAG ACCAAAGCCATTTTTGTTCAGAGGGGACCACACGTACCCAGCGTCCAGCCCTGACTGTCCTGTTGTCATACTGTATGCTGAGATTGGCACAGAGGATTTCTACAGATTCCATAAGCTGCTTGTTAGAAGGGCCGAGGCAGGAGAAATCACTTATGTCCTCAGACACTATATTGCT AATCCCAGTAAGGAAAAAGTCTACCTCTCTGGCTATGGTGTGGAACTGGCTATTAAAAGTACTGAATATAAGGCCAAGGATGATACGCAGGTGAAAG GTACTGATGTGAATGCTACAGTAATAGATGAAGATGACCCTATTGATGAGGTGCAGGGATTTCTCTTTGGGAAATTAAG GCAGTTGTATCCTGACTTgagtgaagagctgaaagaGCTCAGAAAACACCTCGTGGAAAGTACCAACGAGATGGCACCCTTGAAAGTATGGCAGTTACAAG ATTTAAGTTTTCAAACTGCTGCACGTATTTTGGCTGCTCCTCCTGTGGATGCTTTGATGGTCATGAAAGATCTGAGTCAGAACTTCCCCACGAAGGCCAG agcCATAACAAAAACAGTTGTTTCCTTGGAACTCAGAACAGAAATTGAAGAGAACCAAAAG tatttcaaagGAACGTTAGGATTACAGCCGGGGGATTCTGCTCTCTTCATCAATGGGCTGCATATTGATTTAGACACTCAGGACATATTTAG cttgTTTGATGTGCTACGCAATGAAGCCCGTGTTATGGAAGGTCTGCACAGCTTAGGGATTGAGGGGCTTTCCTTGCACAACGTTCTGAAGTTGAACATCCAGCCATCAGATTCAGACTATGCAGTGGACATCAGAAGCCCTGCTATTTCG TGGATCAACAATCTGGAAGTCGACAGCCGGTATAATTCCTGGCCTTCCAGTGTGCAGGAACTGCTGCGTCCCACATTCCCGGGGGTGATCAGACAGATCAGAAAAAACTTCCATAACTTG GTGCTGATAGTAGATCCTACTCATGAGACCACAGCAGAATTATTGAATGTGGCAGAGATGTTCCTCAGTAACCACATCCCACTGAG GATAGGACTAGTCTTTGTGGTTAATGACTGTGACGATATTGATGGCCTTCAGGATGCTGGTGTTGCCCTTCTTAGGGTGTACAATTATGTGGCACAAGAAATGGACAATAATTATGCTTTCCAGACAGTCATGTCT ATATATAACAAAGTAAAAACAGGAGATCAGCTGAAGGTGGAGCACGTAGTTAGTGTTCTTGAGAAACAGTATCCTTATGTGGAAGTGAACAGTGTTCTGGGAATTGATTCTGCCTATGATCAAAACAGAAAG GAAGCCAAAAGTTACTACGAGCAGACGGGTGTAGGCCCTCTCCCTGTGGTGCTGTTCAATGGGATGCCTTTTCAAAAAGACCAGCTGGATCCTGATGACCTGGAAACAGTGACAATGCACAAAATCCTGGAAACCACAAGCATCTTCCAGCGAGCTGTGTACCTG gGTGAACTATCTAATGACCAAGATGTGGTTGAGTATATCATGAACCAGCCTAATGTTGTTCCAAGAATTAACTCGAGGATCTTAACGTCAGACAGAGAGTACCTGGATCTGACAGGAATGA atAACTTTTATGTGGATGACTTTGCTAGATTCAGCACGTTGGATTCCAAAGATAAGACAGCTGCTGTGGCAAACAGCATGACCTACTTAACAAAGAGAG GAATGTCTTCCAAGGAGATCTATG atgaTTCTTTTGTTAGACCAGTGACTTTCTGGATTGTTGGTGATTTTGATAAACCTTCAGGGAGGCAGTTGTTATATGATGCCATTAAACATCAG AAATCCAGCAATAATGTTCGAATTAGCATGATTAATAATCCTAGTGAAGAGCCAAACAGCAGCAACACCATTGTCGCTAAGGCCAtatgggcagctctgcagacacaAACATCAAATAATGCCAAGAACTTCATCACCAAAAtggcaaaagaagaaattgcGAAGGCACTGGAGGCAGGAGCTGACATCTTAGAATTTGCAGTTGGG GGTATGGATACCAATATTTTTAAGGAAGCCTTTGAATCTCCCAAGGTGGATTTCATTCTGTCCCATGCTATATATTGTAGAGATGTTCTCAAGCTGAAGAAGGGGCAGAGGGCTGTGATCAGCAATGGAAGG ATAATTGGCCCATTAGAGGATGGCGAGATGTTCAATCAGGATGACTTCCACCTCCTTGAGAATATCATCCTAAAGACATCAGGACAGAAAATCAAATCTCAAATTCAGCAGCTGGGATTTGAAGAAGATCT tgctaGTGACTTGGTAATGAAAGTGGatgctcttctttctgctcaACCAAAAGGAGAGGCAAGAATTGAATATCAATTTTTCGAAGAACGATACAG tGCAGTTAAACTAAGACCAAAAGAGGGGGAGACATATTTTGATGTTGTGGCCATTGTTGATCCTGTTACCAGAGATGCTCAAAGACTTGCTCCCTTACTTTTG GTCTTGAACCAATTGATAAACATGAACCTAAGGGTGTTTATGAACTGCCAGTCAAAACTTTCTGACATGCCTCTAAAAAG CTTTTATCGCTACGTTTTGGAGATGGAAACTTCTTTCACAGCAGATAACAGCTTTGCTTCTGGACCAATCGCCAAGTTTTTGGATATGCCTCAGTCTCCACTATTCACCTTGAACCTAAATACTCCTGAGAGCTGGATGGTGGAATCTGTCAGAACCCCGTATGACCTTGATAATATTTACTTAGAGGAG GTGGATAATGTTGTTGCTGCGGAATATGAGTTGGAGTATCTGCTTCTGGAAGGACACTGCTATGATATCACCACTGGGCAGCCACCTCGGGGCCTCCAGTTTACCCTGGGAACCTCAACCAATCCTGTCATCGTGGATACCATTGTTATGGCCAACTTG GGTTACTTCCAGTTAAAGGCCAATCCTGGTGCATGGACTCTAAGGCTCAGGAAGGGCAGATCTGAAGATATCTACAGGATCTACAG cCACGATGGCACAGACTCTCCACCTGAAGCTGATGAAGTTATTGTCGTCCTCAACAACTTCAAGAGCAAAATTATTAAAGTGAAG GTTCAGAAAAAACTAGACATGATGAATGAAGATCTACTGAGTGATGGCACCAGTGAGAACGAATCTGGATTTTGGGAATCTCTCAAATG GGGATTCACAGGAGGACAAAAGAATGAAGATGTGAAACAGGATAAAGACGATGTATTAAATATATTCTCTGTGGCTTCAGGACACTTATATGAAAGATTCCTACG cataatgatgttgtctgtgctgaAACACACTAAGACTCCCTTAAAGTTTTGGTTTTTGAAGAACTACTTGTCACCTACATTCAAG GAGTTCATCCCATACATGGCAAAGAAGTATAACTTCCAGTATGAGCTCGTCCAGTACAAATGGCCACGTTGGCTTCACCAGCAAACGGAGAAACAGCGAATCATCTGGGGTTACAAGATCCTCTTTCTAGACGTGCTCTTCCCATTAGCTGTTGATAAAATCTTATTTGTGGATGCTGATCAG ATTGTGCGCACAGATCTAAAGGAATTGAGAGATTTCAATCTAGATGGTGCTCCTTATGGATATACTCCATTCTGTGACAGTAGAAGAGAGATGGATGGCTACAGGTTCTGGAAGTCAGGATACTGGGCAAGTCACTTAGCTGGAAGAAAATACCACATCAG TGCTCTGTATGTTGTGGATCTGAAGAAGTTCAGAAAGATAGCAGCTGGAGACCGCCTCCGAGGACAGTACCAGGGTCTCAGTCAGGATCCTAACAGTCTGTCTAACCTGGATCAG GATTTGCCCAACAACATGATCCACCAGGTGCCAATCAAATCGCTGCCACAGGAGTGGCTTTGGTGTGAAACGTGGTGTGATGATTCCTCAAAGAAGAGAGCAAAAACCATTGATCTG tgtaATAACCCAATGACCAAAGAGCCcaagctgcaggcagcaatgCGTATCGTTCCAGAGTGGCAGGACTATGATCAAGAAATCAAACAGCTCCATAAtcttttccagaaagaaaaagaaacagggtCACCAGCTCAGATGTCAGGACAACACACACAAG ATGCAGCAGCACATGTGGAATTATGA